A genomic window from Terrisporobacter glycolicus ATCC 14880 = DSM 1288 includes:
- a CDS encoding NfeD family protein, protein MNTVWLIVAVAFGIAELMTTSLTLVWFSIGALILMVLSTFIESVIIQIALFAAISITLLVIFTKYFVDKDKTFKYNTNLQGIEQKTGVVKEEILPYMTGIVTLTGEDWTAISENNEKIEVGQLVKVIRIEGVKLVVKHTDNQEEK, encoded by the coding sequence ATGAATACGGTTTGGTTAATTGTTGCAGTAGCATTTGGAATAGCTGAATTAATGACAACAAGTTTAACTCTAGTATGGTTTAGTATAGGTGCCTTAATTTTAATGGTTTTAAGCACTTTTATAGAAAGCGTAATAATTCAAATTGCATTATTCGCTGCTATTTCAATTACTTTATTAGTCATATTTACAAAGTATTTTGTAGATAAAGATAAGACCTTTAAATATAATACAAATTTACAAGGAATAGAGCAAAAAACAGGTGTAGTTAAAGAAGAAATACTTCCGTACATGACAGGCATTGTAACACTGACGGGAGAAGATTGGACTGCAATATCAGAGAATAATGAAAAAATTGAAGTGGGACAGCTGGTTAAGGTAATAAGAATTGAGGGTGTTAAACTAGTTGTAAAACATACTGATAATCAAGAAGAAAAGTAA
- a CDS encoding bifunctional ADP-dependent NAD(P)H-hydrate dehydratase/NAD(P)H-hydrate epimerase has product MRIGTSISTKKLDEACVNEYKIPLIIMMENAVLSSVKHLDLNLYNKYVVVSGVGNNGGDGLGIARQLKAREKEVKVFIVGNMEKITLCSKTNLEILKAINIPYVIIDTKEESINNLKELEADINNSNVLVDCIFGTGLEREIKGIFKDVIDIINKNKNLVYSIDVPSGMNATTGEVLGVCIKADKTISFEFYKRGFLKYETKKYVGNVVVEHIGIPEYILKKYDDNEYITSMDFIKDNIRNKNKFSFKSDFGKVTIFAGSKGFTGAAFIASEAAIKSGSGLVTLVCDEHIQDIISSKLSEGMTANYKEEDRINKLIKTSNAIGFGCGMGDNETTLERLQYVLNNSDCPVVIDADGLNVLKNNISILKKFKNKIIVTPHLGEMSRLTGKSISYIKENRLDVAKEFAKENNIIVLLKGYETIITDGKVAYINPTGNSAMANGGMGDCLLGMITSFVGQGIELFEAAVCATYIHGYIGDILSKKMYTVNATHIIEKIPVIMKEFNIEINL; this is encoded by the coding sequence ATGAGAATAGGAACTTCTATATCAACTAAAAAATTAGATGAGGCTTGTGTTAATGAGTATAAAATTCCTTTAATCATTATGATGGAAAATGCTGTACTTTCATCAGTAAAACATTTAGATTTAAACTTATATAATAAGTATGTAGTTGTTAGTGGTGTAGGAAACAATGGTGGAGACGGTTTAGGAATAGCGAGACAATTAAAAGCTAGGGAAAAGGAAGTAAAGGTATTTATAGTTGGAAATATGGAAAAAATTACACTATGTTCAAAAACTAATTTGGAAATTCTTAAAGCTATAAATATACCTTATGTCATAATAGACACCAAGGAAGAAAGTATTAATAATTTAAAAGAGTTAGAAGCTGATATTAACAATAGCAATGTGCTAGTTGATTGTATATTTGGGACTGGATTAGAACGAGAAATTAAGGGCATATTTAAAGATGTTATAGATATTATAAATAAAAATAAGAATTTAGTTTATTCTATAGATGTGCCATCGGGAATGAATGCAACTACAGGTGAAGTTTTAGGAGTATGTATAAAAGCTGACAAAACTATATCATTTGAGTTTTATAAAAGAGGATTTTTAAAATATGAAACAAAAAAATATGTTGGGAATGTAGTGGTAGAACATATAGGTATACCAGAATATATATTAAAAAAATATGATGATAATGAATATATTACTTCTATGGATTTTATCAAAGATAATATAAGAAATAAAAATAAATTTAGTTTTAAAAGTGATTTTGGGAAGGTCACAATTTTTGCAGGTTCAAAAGGATTTACTGGAGCAGCATTTATAGCAAGTGAGGCTGCTATAAAAAGTGGTAGTGGGCTAGTTACTTTAGTTTGTGATGAACACATTCAAGATATAATAAGTTCAAAACTAAGTGAGGGTATGACTGCAAATTATAAAGAAGAAGATCGAATAAATAAATTAATTAAAACTTCTAATGCTATAGGATTTGGTTGTGGCATGGGAGATAATGAGACAACACTAGAAAGATTGCAATATGTTTTAAATAATAGTGACTGCCCAGTTGTAATTGATGCAGACGGATTAAATGTTTTAAAAAATAATATAAGCATATTAAAGAAATTTAAAAATAAAATTATAGTAACACCTCATCTAGGTGAAATGTCTAGGTTAACAGGAAAATCAATTTCATATATAAAAGAAAATAGACTAGATGTGGCAAAAGAATTTGCAAAGGAAAATAATATAATAGTTCTACTTAAGGGATATGAAACAATCATTACAGATGGTAAAGTTGCATATATAAATCCAACAGGCAATAGTGCCATGGCTAATGGAGGCATGGGTGACTGCTTACTTGGAATGATAACTTCCTTCGTTGGTCAAGGAATAGAATTGTTTGAAGCAGCGGTATGTGCAACTTACATACATGGCTATATAGGTGACATTTTATCTAAAAAAATGTATACAGTGAATGCAACTCATATTATAGAAAAAATTCCTGTTATTATGAAAGAATTTAATATTGAAATTAATTTGTAA